A genomic window from Ruminiclostridium cellulolyticum H10 includes:
- a CDS encoding RluA family pseudouridine synthase → MKEFILNCDTDGVRIDSWLAGNLEDYSRSYIQKLCLDGNVWANGIQVKSNYRVKTDDNIKVNVPEAEILDVEPEDIPLDIVYEDKHIIVINKPKGMVVHPAVGNYTGTLVNALMKHCGDSLSDINGVIRPGIVHRIDKDTSGLLVVAKSNIAHERLSEKLKTHDIKREYIALVDGIIYENSGKIDAPIGRNPVERKKMCVNTENGRNAITHFKVLERFQNATYLELKLETGRTHQIRVHMAYINHPIIGDMVYGRRKQKYKTKGQVLHAWRLSFQHPITGEEVKFETAVPEYFQRILSQLRENL, encoded by the coding sequence TTGAAAGAATTTATTTTGAATTGTGATACTGACGGAGTAAGGATAGATTCATGGCTCGCCGGAAATTTAGAAGATTATTCAAGATCTTATATTCAGAAGCTATGTCTGGATGGCAATGTCTGGGCAAATGGAATACAGGTAAAGTCAAATTACAGGGTGAAAACGGATGACAATATTAAAGTAAATGTTCCTGAAGCAGAAATTCTTGATGTAGAGCCGGAAGATATTCCACTTGATATTGTATATGAGGACAAGCATATTATAGTTATAAACAAACCCAAGGGAATGGTAGTACACCCTGCGGTTGGAAACTACACGGGAACCTTGGTTAATGCGTTAATGAAACACTGCGGGGATAGCTTATCAGACATAAACGGTGTTATAAGACCCGGAATTGTGCATAGGATTGACAAGGATACATCTGGGCTGCTTGTGGTAGCCAAAAGCAACATTGCACATGAGAGGCTCTCGGAGAAGCTTAAAACCCATGACATAAAAAGAGAATACATTGCACTTGTCGACGGTATTATATATGAAAACAGCGGAAAGATTGATGCACCCATTGGAAGAAATCCAGTTGAACGAAAAAAGATGTGTGTTAATACTGAAAACGGCAGAAATGCTATTACTCATTTCAAGGTTCTAGAAAGATTTCAAAATGCTACCTACCTTGAGTTGAAGCTTGAAACCGGCAGAACCCATCAGATCAGAGTACACATGGCTTATATAAACCACCCTATTATCGGGGATATGGTTTACGGGAGAAGAAAGCAAAAGTATAAGACAAAGGGACAGGTGCTTCATGCATGGAGACTTTCATTCCAACATCCAATAACGGGTGAGGAGGTAAAGTTTGAGACAGCTGTGCCTGAATATTTTCAAAGAATTTTAAGTCAATTAAGAGAAAATCTATAG
- the folD gene encoding bifunctional methylenetetrahydrofolate dehydrogenase/methenyltetrahydrofolate cyclohydrolase FolD — protein sequence MSAKVLNGTELAAKVKAGLKAKIDELKSKGINPGLAVIIVGDDPASRVYVNHKKNDCTEIGIKSFEYALPESTSEEELLDLIETLNNDASVNGILVQLPIPKHINEEKVIAAISPDKDADCFHPMNVGKLMIGKPEFLPCTPAGVVELLEENGIEISGKNCVVVGRSNIVGKPQAILLLAKNATVTICHSKTANIEEVCRSADVLVVAIGKSEFIKPEFVKPGAVVIDVGVSRGADGKLVGDVQFAEVAEIASAITKVTGGVGPMTRAMLMKNTYKAVLLQNGL from the coding sequence ATGTCTGCTAAAGTTTTGAATGGAACTGAGCTTGCGGCAAAAGTCAAAGCTGGGCTGAAAGCAAAAATAGACGAATTGAAGTCAAAGGGTATAAATCCCGGACTTGCGGTTATTATTGTTGGCGATGACCCTGCTTCAAGGGTATATGTAAATCACAAGAAGAACGATTGTACTGAAATCGGAATTAAATCATTTGAATACGCACTTCCTGAAAGTACCTCAGAGGAAGAATTATTGGACTTAATAGAAACATTGAATAATGATGCTTCCGTAAACGGTATACTTGTCCAGTTACCGATACCAAAGCACATAAATGAAGAAAAGGTTATTGCAGCAATAAGCCCTGATAAGGATGCGGATTGTTTCCATCCTATGAATGTTGGAAAGCTCATGATAGGAAAACCTGAGTTTCTACCATGCACTCCGGCTGGGGTTGTGGAATTGCTGGAGGAAAACGGTATTGAGATATCAGGCAAGAATTGTGTTGTAGTAGGCAGGAGCAATATAGTCGGAAAACCTCAGGCGATTCTACTTCTTGCTAAAAATGCAACAGTAACCATATGCCACTCCAAAACTGCCAATATTGAGGAAGTATGCAGAAGTGCAGATGTTCTGGTAGTTGCCATTGGAAAATCGGAGTTTATCAAACCCGAATTTGTAAAACCGGGTGCCGTTGTTATTGATGTAGGCGTGTCAAGGGGAGCAGATGGAAAATTAGTTGGGGATGTTCAATTTGCGGAGGTTGCGGAAATAGCGTCTGCAATTACAAAGGTAACAGGCGGAGTTGGCCCTATGACCAGAGCCATGTTGATGAAAAATACATATAAAGCGGTATTGTTGCAAAACGGGTTGTAA
- the rny gene encoding ribonuclease Y: MCKIIVNILIGLACGLIIAVIASKIFYDRGFEARKKQAEAQIGSAEQEAQRIVGEALKQGENKKREALLEAKEEIHKSRVELDRDIKDRRNEFMRQERRLVQKEETLDKKVEALEQKDEALNKKLKDIEVLQEQSGELVKKQTEELERIAGLSVEDAKEYLLRNIENEVKHDAAALIKEIEANAKQEADRKAKDILATAIQKCAADHVSEATVSVVPLPNDEMKGRIIGREGRNIRTLETLTGIDLIIDDTPEAVILSGFDPIRREVARLTLEKLILDGRIHPARIEEMVEKAKKEVDNTIRQEGDNAAFETGVHGLHPELVRLLGKLKFRTSYGQNVLNHSIEVSHLAGIMAAELGVDVLLAKRAGLLHDIGKAIDHEVEGSHVTIGADVAKKYKESTDVVNAILSHHGDVEATNVVSVLVQAADSISAARPGARRETLESYIKRLEKLEEIANSFEGVEKCFAIQAGREIRIMVKPDVVNDTDIVLKAREIVKKIEDELEYPGQIKVTLLRETRAIEYAK; this comes from the coding sequence GTGTGTAAAATAATAGTTAATATTTTAATTGGATTGGCCTGCGGATTAATTATTGCAGTAATTGCTTCTAAAATATTTTATGATAGAGGTTTTGAGGCCAGAAAAAAGCAGGCAGAAGCCCAGATAGGCAGTGCCGAGCAGGAGGCCCAAAGAATTGTTGGAGAGGCTTTGAAACAAGGTGAGAATAAGAAGAGGGAAGCACTTCTTGAGGCTAAAGAAGAAATTCATAAAAGCAGAGTAGAGCTTGACAGGGATATAAAGGACAGACGAAATGAGTTTATGAGGCAGGAAAGAAGGCTTGTTCAGAAGGAAGAAACACTCGACAAGAAAGTAGAAGCACTCGAACAGAAAGATGAAGCTTTAAATAAAAAGCTAAAGGATATTGAAGTTTTACAGGAGCAGTCTGGAGAGCTTGTTAAAAAGCAAACCGAAGAGCTTGAAAGAATTGCTGGATTATCTGTAGAAGATGCTAAAGAATACTTGCTTCGTAACATTGAAAACGAAGTAAAACATGATGCTGCGGCACTTATTAAGGAAATTGAGGCTAACGCCAAGCAGGAAGCTGACCGCAAGGCAAAGGATATATTGGCAACTGCGATTCAAAAGTGTGCTGCCGACCATGTATCTGAAGCTACTGTTTCCGTAGTACCTTTACCTAATGATGAGATGAAGGGAAGAATTATCGGTCGTGAGGGTAGAAACATAAGAACTCTTGAGACATTGACAGGAATTGACTTGATTATTGATGATACACCTGAGGCCGTAATACTGTCTGGATTTGATCCTATCCGAAGAGAGGTTGCCAGATTAACTCTTGAGAAGCTTATTCTTGATGGAAGAATTCATCCGGCAAGAATTGAAGAAATGGTTGAAAAAGCTAAGAAAGAAGTTGACAATACCATTCGTCAGGAGGGTGACAATGCAGCATTTGAAACAGGCGTACACGGCTTGCATCCGGAACTTGTAAGACTATTGGGTAAACTGAAGTTCAGAACTAGTTACGGACAGAATGTACTTAACCATTCCATAGAGGTATCTCATCTGGCAGGTATAATGGCTGCTGAACTTGGTGTTGATGTTCTTCTGGCAAAAAGAGCTGGTTTGCTGCATGACATCGGAAAGGCTATTGACCATGAGGTTGAGGGTTCCCATGTTACTATCGGTGCCGATGTGGCTAAGAAGTACAAGGAAAGTACCGATGTGGTAAATGCCATTCTTTCTCATCACGGTGATGTTGAGGCAACAAATGTAGTTTCAGTACTTGTACAGGCTGCGGATTCTATTTCAGCAGCAAGACCAGGTGCGAGAAGGGAAACACTTGAATCCTACATCAAGCGTCTTGAGAAGCTCGAAGAGATTGCAAACTCCTTTGAGGGAGTTGAAAAGTGTTTTGCAATTCAGGCAGGAAGAGAAATCAGAATTATGGTTAAGCCTGATGTTGTAAATGATACAGATATAGTTCTGAAGGCAAGAGAAATAGTCAAGAAGATAGAAGATGAGCTTGAATATCCCGGACAGATTAAAGTTACTCTGCTAAGGGAAACTAGAGCTATTGAATATGCAAAATAA
- a CDS encoding peptide ABC transporter substrate-binding protein produces MMTKALRLISLFIITGLMLSACSVNLNKKSANQDEDIYEGKYDILDKGPEKGGSIRLFSTPVDTLNPILTNNQYVQDFLGFVFEGLYRLDEKQQPVPVLAERAVTSADGLKLTVTLKKGIKWHNGLPLQAGDVVFTINSIMDTKNSSVYAANLQNIASVTAGNNNSVVITLKKPDSMLLYSLTFPVISMQYFNKEKLSDKNSKKNLSPVGTGPYTFVSYNAKNGVKFKANDDWWNKGNSEVTTPYIQSLEIKIFENAGKATKVFQSRDVDVVTVDHSEFKKYINRTDISLKRYPGKNYEFLSLNVTKGPMANKNLRSALGGFIDKKKLIDTAVQGIAIPAELPLFPNSWINQLVNMEQYSDLKKAKQLMTQSGYVLSKNKYVSKANSRALSLKLIVNQDNTLRVNTADAIASQLVKNGINVEVEKLTWENVQKRIKSGAYDMALLGYQISTKPDLSFAYSTDSIESGLNTAKYSNPAVDGYLQQILTQSDIEKQKSLYTKLLNTVLDERPYIGLYFISQGIMCSKNIKGAINPNVWNSYNDISQWYVPQ; encoded by the coding sequence ATGATGACAAAAGCCTTGAGACTTATTTCTTTATTCATAATTACAGGACTGATGCTATCTGCATGTTCTGTTAATCTTAATAAAAAATCTGCCAATCAAGATGAGGATATTTATGAAGGTAAATATGATATATTGGACAAAGGCCCTGAAAAAGGAGGGTCTATACGTCTGTTCAGTACACCTGTAGATACTTTAAATCCAATTTTGACTAATAACCAGTATGTTCAGGATTTTTTGGGATTTGTATTTGAAGGACTCTATAGATTAGACGAAAAGCAGCAGCCTGTGCCTGTTTTAGCAGAAAGAGCAGTTACTTCAGCTGACGGATTAAAACTTACAGTAACTTTAAAAAAAGGAATTAAATGGCACAATGGATTACCGCTTCAAGCCGGAGATGTAGTGTTTACTATAAATAGTATAATGGATACTAAGAACAGCAGCGTGTATGCAGCTAACTTACAGAATATCGCTTCTGTAACTGCGGGAAATAATAATTCAGTTGTAATTACGTTGAAAAAACCTGATTCAATGCTGTTATACAGCCTGACCTTTCCCGTTATATCTATGCAGTATTTTAATAAAGAAAAATTGAGTGATAAAAATTCAAAGAAAAATCTCTCACCTGTAGGTACGGGACCTTATACTTTTGTATCATATAATGCAAAAAACGGAGTAAAATTTAAAGCCAACGATGATTGGTGGAACAAAGGCAATTCAGAAGTAACGACTCCCTATATCCAATCATTGGAGATTAAAATATTCGAGAATGCCGGGAAAGCCACTAAGGTCTTTCAGTCCAGGGATGTTGATGTGGTTACGGTTGATCACAGTGAGTTTAAAAAGTATATCAATCGTACTGATATTTCACTCAAACGTTATCCCGGTAAAAACTATGAATTTCTATCACTCAATGTTACAAAAGGGCCAATGGCAAATAAAAATTTGAGAAGTGCTTTGGGTGGATTTATAGATAAGAAAAAGCTTATTGATACTGCAGTACAGGGGATTGCGATACCTGCTGAATTACCGCTTTTCCCTAACTCTTGGATAAATCAGTTGGTAAATATGGAACAGTATTCAGACTTAAAAAAGGCGAAACAGCTTATGACACAAAGCGGATATGTTCTTTCGAAAAATAAGTATGTAAGCAAAGCAAACAGTAGAGCATTGTCATTAAAGCTTATTGTTAATCAGGATAACACATTAAGAGTAAATACTGCCGATGCTATCGCATCTCAATTGGTTAAAAATGGAATAAATGTGGAGGTTGAAAAGCTGACTTGGGAGAATGTGCAAAAACGAATAAAATCCGGTGCATATGATATGGCTTTACTGGGATATCAAATTTCAACAAAACCGGATTTGTCCTTTGCTTACTCTACAGATAGTATAGAGTCAGGGCTCAATACGGCAAAGTACAGCAACCCTGCTGTTGACGGGTATCTTCAACAAATTTTAACTCAATCTGACATTGAAAAACAGAAAAGTTTATATACCAAACTTTTAAATACTGTTCTTGACGAAAGGCCGTACATAGGCTTATATTTTATCTCCCAAGGTATAATGTGCAGTAAAAATATTAAAGGAGCGATAAACCCTAATGTATGGAACAGTTATAACGATATTTCACAGTGGTATGTACCGCAATAA
- the lspA gene encoding signal peptidase II: MLWALIIILGFAMDRLSKVWVLDKIAGNPVTVIKDFFYLRHLENDGAAFSILQGKTVFLILMVSVVSLAMLYYLIKEKNKFLRLSLSLILGGALGNLYDRIFSNGKVVDFLEFHFGSYVFPTFNVADILVVVGTILLAIYILFLYKEEKPEPVQQEQVKDEAK, encoded by the coding sequence ATGCTTTGGGCATTGATTATTATCTTGGGATTCGCAATGGATAGGCTTAGCAAGGTCTGGGTTTTGGATAAAATTGCAGGGAATCCCGTAACCGTAATAAAAGATTTTTTTTACTTGAGACATCTTGAAAATGATGGTGCTGCTTTCAGCATTTTACAGGGGAAAACGGTTTTTCTTATTTTAATGGTATCTGTAGTCTCTTTGGCAATGTTATATTATCTCATTAAAGAGAAAAACAAGTTTTTGCGTCTTTCCTTGTCACTTATCCTAGGAGGTGCATTGGGAAATCTGTACGACAGGATTTTCAGTAACGGAAAAGTGGTGGATTTTCTGGAATTCCATTTTGGGTCTTACGTTTTTCCAACCTTTAATGTTGCGGACATATTGGTTGTCGTTGGAACAATTCTCCTTGCGATATATATTTTATTTTTGTACAAGGAAGAAAAGCCTGAACCCGTTCAACAAGAACAGGTCAAGGATGAAGCAAAATAA
- the pgeF gene encoding peptidoglycan editing factor PgeF, with protein sequence MIESNDKITLKQKNDLLYIQFQNLKEYEDILTHCFTTRLGGVSQGAFFSLNLSFSRDDIRENVLENYRRLADAIGVEYNKMVLSNQIHDNKIRIVSAADAGKGLVMESDIVGFDGLSTNQPGIPLVTFYADCVPVLFLDPVKKAITAVHSGWRSTVKNISYEALVLMKNTYNSNYNDIQVAIGPSICMNCFEVGKEVYDSFKEKFSWCDTYTEYRDGKYYMSLQKIIKHVLTDAGVPGENIMVSDVCTKCNTDLFFSFRGDKGKTGSLAAVMMLK encoded by the coding sequence ATGATAGAAAGCAATGACAAAATTACTTTAAAACAAAAGAATGACTTATTATATATTCAGTTTCAGAATCTCAAAGAATATGAAGATATACTTACACATTGCTTTACCACAAGGCTTGGAGGTGTAAGTCAGGGAGCATTTTTTTCATTAAACCTCAGCTTTAGCAGGGATGACATCAGGGAAAATGTTCTTGAAAACTACAGGCGGCTTGCGGATGCAATCGGAGTTGAATACAATAAAATGGTTTTATCGAATCAAATACATGATAATAAGATAAGAATAGTTAGTGCTGCGGATGCAGGCAAAGGACTGGTTATGGAAAGTGACATTGTAGGTTTTGACGGACTTTCGACAAATCAGCCGGGAATACCGCTGGTAACATTTTATGCTGATTGTGTCCCTGTACTATTTCTAGATCCGGTAAAAAAGGCCATTACTGCTGTCCATTCCGGTTGGAGGAGTACGGTGAAAAATATATCTTATGAAGCATTAGTGCTTATGAAAAACACGTACAATAGTAATTATAACGATATACAAGTAGCTATCGGACCATCCATATGTATGAATTGTTTTGAGGTTGGTAAGGAAGTATACGACAGCTTTAAGGAAAAATTCAGCTGGTGTGATACATATACGGAGTATAGAGACGGAAAGTATTACATGAGTCTGCAAAAAATTATTAAGCATGTTTTAACTGACGCAGGTGTGCCTGGGGAGAATATTATGGTAAGTGATGTATGTACCAAATGCAATACTGATCTCTTCTTTTCCTTCAGGGGAGATAAAGGGAAAACGGGCAGTCTGGCCGCAGTTATGATGCTAAAATAA
- a CDS encoding TIGR00282 family metallophosphoesterase: MKILFIGDIFGNPGRKAVKEFVPQLKKDLGIDFCIANGENAAAGSGITYLIAQELYKSGVDCITLGNHTWSKKEILNFIDSDQNIVRPANLPGDIPGRGYTILKANGKELAVLNLMGRVYMDSIDCPFQVADRELQEIKSKTKAVFVDMHAEATSEKCALAWYLDGRICCLVGTHTHVQTADERILPCGTGLISDVGMTGPYDGVIGVDKELIIERFITRMPQKFEVAKGRVQFCAVHLEVDEKTGKCITIERIFKVADSLEGK, translated from the coding sequence TTGAAGATACTTTTTATTGGTGATATTTTTGGAAACCCGGGAAGAAAGGCTGTAAAGGAATTTGTACCACAGCTAAAAAAGGACCTGGGGATAGATTTTTGTATTGCCAACGGCGAAAATGCAGCTGCGGGAAGCGGCATAACCTATCTGATTGCTCAGGAGCTTTACAAGTCAGGTGTCGACTGTATTACACTGGGAAACCACACATGGTCCAAGAAAGAAATTCTGAATTTTATAGATTCTGATCAAAATATTGTAAGGCCGGCAAACCTGCCCGGAGATATCCCAGGAAGGGGATATACCATCTTAAAAGCAAACGGGAAGGAACTGGCTGTATTAAACCTTATGGGTAGGGTTTATATGGATAGTATTGATTGTCCGTTTCAGGTGGCGGACAGGGAATTGCAGGAAATAAAATCTAAAACTAAGGCAGTTTTTGTAGATATGCATGCAGAAGCCACCTCAGAAAAGTGTGCTCTTGCTTGGTATTTGGACGGAAGAATATGCTGTTTGGTAGGGACTCACACACATGTACAAACCGCAGACGAGAGAATTCTACCCTGTGGTACTGGGTTGATTTCCGATGTTGGAATGACGGGACCTTATGATGGTGTAATAGGTGTAGACAAGGAATTGATTATCGAAAGATTTATAACAAGGATGCCTCAAAAATTTGAGGTTGCAAAGGGTAGGGTACAGTTTTGTGCTGTTCATCTGGAGGTTGATGAAAAAACTGGAAAATGTATTACAATTGAGCGTATATTTAAAGTAGCGGATTCTTTGGAGGGAAAATAA